The DNA region TCTTCATTGTAGTACCTATAACTATTGAAGGTATCAATACTTTTAGGAACCAACAGGCCTAGGGCATCATAATGCCTTAACATCCTTATACTAATCCTTGATAATTTCGAAAAATCTCCTATTTTTAACATTGATTTTACCTCACATATATATGTTTTCTTGAGCTCATCTTTATTATAAAGTGTACCATAATGTGAGAGTCAATATAAATATTATCTTTTTCAAAATTCATTAAGATTAGCATTGAGATGCTCGAACCACAAGAACCATCCCCCTGGTTAGACAATCACCACATGAATTTTTCCATCATCTGATAATTTAATCCTATTACCTTCAATCTTCTCTCCGTCAAGGAGGAGTCCTTCAGCCACCATAACCCCTTTACTTCGGCTTTCTACTTGTATTTCATAAACCGTCGTTTTATATTTATATGTTATAGTAAAATCTCCAAAACTTGTAGGCGTTGTCGGATCGATGATCAGCTCATCCTCTTCTTTTCTAATACCCAAAAACCAATGAACCAATCCTTGATACATCCAACCCGCTGAACCCGTATACCAGCTCCATCCACCCCTACCTGTATAAGGCGCGCTTAGAGAAATGTCAGCAATCATAACGTAAGGTTCTTTTTCATACTTGAGTGACTCTCTCTTACTCGAAGTGATATGGATCGGATTGAGTATGGTAAAAAGTGTATCCGCCAGACTGTAATCACGGATCATCGTACTGGCAATAGCCAGCCACACCGCTGCATGGGTATACTGACCTCCATTTTCCCTAATCCCTGGGTAGTAATTTTTGATATACCCCGGGTTTTTGTCAGTTTTATCAAACGGTGGTGCAAGTAGTAGGGAAATACCGTCTTCTTCTCTGACCAGATATCGTACAGCTGATTGCATTGCAACTTCAGCCCTATCTTTCTGTGCACCTTTTGATATCACACTCCAAGACTGACTGATAGAGTCAATTCGGCATTCAGCGTTTTCTTTTGAACCCAACTTACTATAATCATCATAAAAGGCTCTAAGGTACCAATCGCCATCCCATGAATGGGACTCGATATTTGTAAGTAGTGTCTTTCTCATTTCCTCAAATTGTTCTCCACTTTCAATATCCCCTTCATGATGACAAAGGGGTATAAAATCACCTAATACAGTATATAGAAACCAGGCTAACCAGACACTTTCTCCTGTTCCTTCTATACCTACCATGTTCATACCATCATTCCAATCACCACCGCCCATTAAGGGAAGTCCATGCTTGCCAAACTCTGTATGAAGAATTGTAAGTTTACAATGTTCATAAATACTGGCGGAAATCTCCGATTTTTCAGCTGTAACCATGGCTTCATGCTGACCTTCTTCGAGTAAAGGACCTTTGATATAATGCACTTTTTCTTTTAAGATCGTATAATCACCTGTACTACGAATATAAGCCGAGGTTGCATAGGGTAACCATAATAAATCATCCGTTATTTTCGTGCGAACACCTACACCCATGGGCATATGCCACCAATGTTGAACATCACCCTCCTCAAACTGCCGACTACAAGCAATTAAGATTTGATTTTTTAGTGCTGTTGGATCCGTAATCAAAAGAGAAAGTGCATCTTGAAGTTGATCTCTAAATCCATAAGCACCACCACACTGATAAAAGGCAGCTCTTGCATTAATTCTACAAGATATTGTTTGATATAATAGCCAACCGTTGACCATAATGTCAATCGCCCGATCATTTGTCTTGACTTGAATCGTACCAAGCATCTCTTCCCAGTAATCATTTACGCGTTTTAGTTCCTTTGTAGCTTTTCTTAAATCTTTATACTTATATCTTAGTTTGCTGATTTCTTCAAGATGAACACTTTGTCCTAGCCCAAAAATGATGGTTTTACTCTCATTTGGCTTCATTGAAATGGATACTTGAATAGCACCACAGGAGTCGTAAGACACACCGGTGTTGTTGGATAATTTGATGTCGAGACCTTCCGGATTCAATATCGAACCTTTTCGACCTAAAAATTCATGGCGATCACCTGTATACCCTATAATCATCTCACTTGTAAACATAAAGGCGTTGTGTTTGCGAAAATGATAGTTATAAATACTTTTTGCACTCAAGTATTCATGCTCATTGTTATATTCTGTTAAGATATAGGGATTGGTTTGCTCTCTTTCAGTTCCAAGAACCCACTCTACGTAATAGGTAAGACCCATAAACCTTTCTCTATCAGAATGATTTGTAAGTTTTAATTCCCAAATCTTAATAGGTTCATCCAATGGTGTGAACACTGTTAGCTCCTGTTCAATACTTTCCTCCTCATGATAAAACTTTGAGTAACCAAAGCCGTGTCGAACCAAATAAGTTCCCCTGTCCGTTTTACCTAAAGAGGTGGGTGTCATTACCTTTCCGCTTATTTCATCTTTTATATATATGGCTTCTGATGCTTTGTCACTGACAGGATCATTGGACCAGGGTGTTATCTTATTCTCCCTGCTATTCGTTGCCCAAGTGAATCCAGCACCAGACTCCGATATATGAAATCCGAAGTTTTTGTTTGCAATTACATTAATCCAAGGCGCTGGTGGCTTATTTTTACCTTCAAGAAGTATCTCATATTCACTTCCATCTTTTACAAACCCACCAAAACCATTAAAAAATTCATATTCATTGTCAAGATTCAAGTTTCTTCGCCTCCTTCTGTCTTTCTATATTTCTACAACTTCTTCAATAATCTCTTTTAATGTCTCTTTAATATTTCTAAAGTAAATACCTGTTTTTTCATTAAAGACAACTCTTGCAACTGTGAACAGTAAATCCAGCTCAGCTGGGATGACTTGATTCGAGTGGAGTATGAAAAGACTGGGTCTGTCTCTACTTTCATCATAAATTCTAAGTGAGGATGTCATATCATTTAACAAATCATGTAGTTCTTGTATATAACCATGCTTTGCTTCACTGAGTATAATTAAGTCAACTTTGACCTGATTGATTCTTAAATATTCATAAGCCTTTAATACATCTCGTACGACACTTGCCGCTTCAATCGATTTTACCGTTAACAACATAATTGGATTATCACCTGATACGCCAAATTTCCATAAGAAGCTTTGGTTTTTCCAATTCCGTCTAATATTTTCTGCAGGTCCTCTGTAATAACCTGAAGGATAGAATAAAGGGCTAATTAAATCTTGGAATGCATTTAATTGTTTTCTAGAAATATCTAAGTATTTGAGCTCGATTGCACTTTGAAGTCTGAATTTTTCAAACATATCATCTATTCTATAATCAATACTTAATTCATCGCTTATCGCGATAGCCTCTTCTTTGCTTTTACTCACACCCGTGATAAAGGAAACACTTGTTGATTCTCCTTCTGCCAAGGCAATATTTACCCGTAGACTCATAATGGGATCATTACAAAATCCTGTGCTATTAGAAAGTAATATACTGTCTACAACGGTAACCGGGTTCATTAATGTATTGTTTCTACCTATGAATTTTAGTCGGTCATTCTCATATGCAACATTCTTTGATAGATTTACATCGGTTTTTACCATATGCATTAAGTATGGATTATTGCCCTCTTTATTACTTCGTCGTCTAGATAAGAAAATACCATGTTCTTCGATATACTCGCTTTCTATAAAAAGCTTATTAAAGGCAGGGTGACTCAGTTCCGCAAGAAAACGATCGCCAACGACTTCCATATAACTTGTTAATTCAAGTTGTTTTAGATCTTTCCCATTATTGGTCAAAGTCACTTTTCTAATTTCCAGATTATAATTTGGAGAAAGACTCACTTCTGTATGTGTAATTATATCGCCATCTGTTCTTTTGAATTCAGCCTTATGGGGGTGAAAAATGGCTTCATAATCTTCAGGTTCTTTTTTTGTAGGATTATACGTTGTACTCCATACTGAATTTTTATTCATATCTTTGATATAAATGTAATTACCTGTATTGGCATAAAGATCTGATCGCCATCTATATAGCATCATATCATTATAACTGCTAAAGCCATCTCCATCCGAAGTGATCATAAGAGAATAGTTGTTATTGCTAAAATACCTGACTACGGCTATTTCAGGTGCAACACTGTTAACATAGCGATTGCTAAGTACATCTTCTTCCAATTCCATTTTTCTGATTTTTATCGTGTAGCCTCTCTTGGCTATAGATATGAAGTGGGATTGGCGTTTTTCCTCAAGTAATACCTCAGTGGCTTTTACCATAGCTTCTGCATGGAATCTCGTACGCATGATGCCATTGTTCAAGAAATTATTAATAGCTACAAGATTCATACCTTGATGATGGGCCATAAATGATCGAACGATACAATAGGGTGTCTCGTACTCCGGATCCGGACCATTAAAGTCTATAGCTTCATAATACCCATAGGTACTAAAAGCACCCAAATCCGACATTCTTCTAAGATTCGACATGGCTTCCTCACTTGCATACTCTAGAGCAAGAAATGTAGCATATGGCGCTACTACTAAAGGCTCTTTGAGAGCCGGTTGCAGACGTAACTTAGGTATACCAAATGCTTTGTATTGATAGTTGGCGTCTAAGTCAAATCGATAATACTGAGACTCAGATATGCCCCAGGGTATGGACATATGCTTAGCATAATTAATATGCTGTAGCACTGCTGCTTTAGATGTTTCTGCATATACTGAGCCATCATACTCTTTCATGACTAGGTTTGGCATAAGGTATTCAAACATCGTGCCGCTCCAAGATACAAAGCAAGGTAAGCCATCGATCATGGTAAAGGGGCGGCCCAACTTGCTCCAATGTTTTAATGGCACCTCGCCCCTGGCTATGGCTATAAAACTCGTTAGTGATGATTCTGAAGCCATCAAGTCGTAACAACCGGCATCTTTTGTTTGAGATGATACATGATAACCGATAAGAAATAGTAATCGTTTTTCATTGTATAAAAATCTAAACTCAGCTTCTTTAAGCATAGAATCTATTGTGTGGCTAACCACTTTTATTCTACTAACCATATCCTTTGCAGCGTCATTATCTTCTAGTGCTAGCTGTCCTAAGGTAGGGCAGTCCAAGAAGGGAATATCTTCTAAGTTAAATACTTCTACCTCGTTTATGATTATATCTAAACTACTTAGGACTTCTCCTATTCTATGAGAACCCTCACCCAATTTCTGTTCATTGCTTTTTATAAGCGCTCTTATATCCGAAAGATCTGCCGAGAATTCTCCAATTGTACCGTAATCATCTTTTAATAACATATTTGTTTGACTCGTTTTTAATGTGTGTCTAAGCTCCGAGATTAGATGTGTCGTAAAAATAGGTGTATCTAGTTGTTCTATAATACCGTTTTTTAGGGCTATAAGGTGCCCAAAAAAGTTTCCACTATCTACCGTAGATATATAATCCGGGTGTAATATTTCAAGGGTGCTTGTGTTATACCAGTTATAAAGATGACCTTTCCACTTCGGCAGAGTGCCTATAGTCTCCAATAATCTTTCTTCATGGGCAATCATGGTACTTAAAGTCTCAAAGCCAAAGTCTCTTGCAGAAAGCGTAGCTAGGAGTTGAAGACCAATATTTGTTGGAGAGGTTTTGTTAGATAGCTTTTCTTTAGGTGCATACTGATAATTATCCGGACATAAATAGTTATTGTCTTTTGTTGCATGATCTTTGAAAAAAAGCCAGGTTCTTCGAGCTGTCTCTAGAAGAAGTTCCCTATCTTCTAACGCGCCTTTTATGAATCGTTCTTCTCTTGGTTGGCTCATACGATAGGCCATCCAAAAGGACATACCCCAAGCAAGTGCTAAGGCACCGTAGATGGCTATAGCTACCGGATGAACTGTCTGCACTATTAATAGTCCCACTAAAACCATAGCCGCAATAATCGCACTAAACATATTAAAGAAATAACCTCTTAATGTATTTACAACTGAAGCATCTTCATTTTCTGATGTATTCCACCTCAGCATTTTTTCTTGACTGATGAGCACTCTAAAAACTGTTCTCATGATTGCATCTGTAGCTATCTGAGCCCTGTATGGTGTAATAACAAGCTCCATAAGTGCTCTTTCAAACATTAACATGATCTCTTTAAATAAACCCTTATAGACAATGGTAAACTGAGGTCTATTGATTTTTTGTGAAATTATTGCGTATAGTAGAGATGCGAAATTAAGTATGTCAGAAAAGAAAACTAAGGGTAGCCACAAATAAAAAACCTTAGGCATAATAGCTAAATTTATGATAATGAAAAGTGTTTTGGATACAGGGACTATGCTACGTCTTAAATTATCTAATATTTTCCATTTGGATATTACGTTTAAGCTAATGCCATTTTTTGGCTTCCTTTTAAACAACCAAGGTAACAGTTGCCAATCGCCTCGAATCCACCTGTGCTCTCTTTTTACAAATGAAAGCACACTACTTGGAAATGTATCCATGATTTTTACCGAACTTGAGAAAGCTGTTTTGACATAGCAACTTTCTAAGAGGTCATGACTGAGCACACTATTGTCCGGTATTATTTTATTTAAGATTAAGTGAAAAGCCTCCACGTGATAAATGCCTTTACCTGTATAGACGCCTTCGTTAAACACATCTTGATATATATCAGATTGAATAGATGAATAGTTTGCTAGCCCTGTTTGGCCTCCAAACACTTCAGGAAAGCGACTGCTTTTTTTATCAACTATATGATTACCAATCGAAGGCTGTATGATGGCATACCCTTCTTTCACCCTCTTACTAACCGGATCTATAACCGGCTGATTGAGGGGATGGTCAATAAGACCCACGAGTTTTGACGCATTATCCCTAATCAGATTAGAGTCCGCATCTAAAGTGATGACATATTTGAAAGTTTCTAATAAGGCTTCCTCGCATAATAATGTCGTAAAGCTTGTATCTTCCTTCTTAATGCCACTTAAGAGATTATTAAATTCCTCCAGCTTCCCTCTTTTTCTTTCCCAACCCATATAGCAATTTTCCGACTTGTTCCATTGCCTTTCTCTTATAAACAGAGAAAATCGTTGATGAGTTGATGGGTAAAGCACATTTAGTGCATTGATTTTTTTTATAAGAGCTTTCTCAAGAATCTCGTCTTTTGGCATAACTTTTTCAGGTGCATCCTCAAAATCGGCTAAAAGTCCAAAGTAGAGATTATCTTGTCGATTAGCTAAATAATGCTTTTCTAGCCTTTCAAGATACTCGATACATTGAGATTTTGATGAAACAAGTACAGGCATGACTAAAAATGTTCTGGAGTGATCCGGAATTTCTTCTAGATAATCTAAAGAAGGAATCTTTGCTACAGCCATCCGCCTTGTAAAGATATGATTGGTTAACTCTATAGCAATTCCTGTCAACATCGGTAACCCAACGACCAAAACGATCACATATATATTGATATCCTCAACTAACCCAAAACGCTTCATCATAAATATTACAAAAACAGATATAGAAACAACAAGCAAGAAGCCGGTTATAAAATAACTGATGCCTTTTATATTCTGTTTCTTTTCTAGATTTTCCGGTGCTTTTTTATTTAATACTTTTGCTTTAAGGAGGGGGTATCCCTTCCCTATAAGATAGGTGCCCACATGATGGGGACAATTAAGGTCCTCTCTACCTGCTTTGGCCAGTTCTAGAGCATATTCTGCTATTACACCTTCTTCAATATGATGTTTAAGAGATAGTTTTACAATAATCCCTCTGTACATACCCTTACTTGCGGAATCCATTTTGGCATATACACCATCAGGATCATTTATTAGGATACTTTCAAGGAGTGAGAAAGCCTCAAAAAACTTTTCTTCATCTACTTCGCTAATGCCTTTGAGACTCACAATAAGCGCACGAATATCAGACTCCAAGTAGGATTCTAATTTACTTTCTTCAAGAAATACCTTGGAGGGCTTAATGCGCTTATTAGCTGATTTGGATTTATAGTGATGGGCCACATAACGCTGAATGGATTCTTCCTCAAATGACATGTTCTTTAATTGGTATATGACATGGGCATGAAAAGAGAAGTTTTTTCTGCAGTCCGCATCAACTTCACTAAGAAAGGAAGCAATATCGATAACACCAGGTTGTACCCCTAGCTTTTCCTTAACAAATTTTTCTGCTTTGGCCTTTATCTTTACGATACTCACAACTTCTTCTGCTACTTCTATAATACTTTCTAGTAAGCAAAATCCAATCATCTCCGGTAGTACCCATAACTCTTTATCCAGTAAGTGTATCTCTTTTTGATAGGCTTGAAGCATGATGGAAATATTTTCTTCGTTTAAATGCCCACCGGAAATGGCCACCATTTTTTTCGCCACAACATAGATCCTCGGATAGCCATGATACTCTTTTGATCTAAGTATCGGTAGGATCTCATAATTTGTACCTCTCGTTCTGACCTTTTTTATTTCTCTGTATAACATTTGGTAGTTGTCAAACAACCAACGCGCCGCAGGAATTAAGGCGATTAAATCAGAAGATATTTCAGAAATACTGCTACGTATTTGGTTTAATTTTTTATATGCAATTTGATTATAATCCCCAAGTACAAAATTATAGCGCATCAACTTGACATTTTGGTGATTCTTCGCCAGATCTAGCATTTGCTGTTCCCACTCAACCGGTCCAAGTATGTCATCCATCCCAATAGGTTCAATGGGCAAAATAGCCCTCTTTCTTATATGGATGTACCTGACATAAAGAAAAATCATGACACCTATAAGAAGAATTGCAACCAATGCCCTATTAAAACCAACCGATCTATTCAGTAAAAAACTACTTATTGTTCCTATTATATTTAATACCATTTAAACACTACCTTCCTAATAAAACACAGCCCTCATAGTCTTATATCATAACTATAATTTTCAAGTTAGAACAAAGATGCTACGCTTCGCTTTGCAAAGCAAATTGTTCCGGCAGGAAAGATTTCCTTGATAGTTAATGCGGCGCTTCTACGCATTAACATAGCATAGACTTTCCTAGAGAATAAAAAAACATCAATAAAATAATACATATATTCATTATACCATTAATAACTGAAAATTACTGGCAACTACCGTTTAATTATCTGCAGTCGGCAGATGCTCAGTTTCTGATGTATGATTTTATAACAAATAATGGTGTATTTATTATACACTTTATTATATAGACATACATTAGTTAATGTGTTGCATTAACAAATAAATATTTTCAGAAGTTTCTGTTTTTTGTTCCCTTATATTAAAAGCTATTATAAGCATAAAAATACCTCCAAGTAAACAATCCTATTTTAATGAATTAGACTGCTTACTTTGGAAGTATTCTATCTGTGATACCTTTTTATCTTTTAAATATGGGTTATAATTGTTACACCTATTTACCCTATTAACTTTCTATCTATAGTGCTAATAAAAACCTCTTTTATATGCTTTTGGAATCCCTTCTAGTATGCCCGCTTGTTGATACATCTTCAAAGGAAAATAAGGATCACGTAGCAACAGTCTTCCTAGTGCTATGAGGTCGCATCGATTGTTATTTATTATTTCTTCAATCATCTCAATACTGGTTATTAAGCCAACCGCTATCGTTGCCACCTGACACTCATGCTTGATTTGCTCAGCAAAACGTATTTGATATCCGGGATAAACCTGCATACTAACAGGCGCCAAACCACCGGAACTTGTATGTATTATATCTAGTTTCCCCTTCACTTGGTCGATAATCCTGACCATCTCATCACCATCGATACCACCAACCATATAATCAGAAGCGGACACTCTTAGACCAAGAGCAACATGCTCAGGAATAGCAGCCTTAACTTGATCTATTATCCAATTAAGGAGTCGACATCGGTTCTCCAAGCTACCACCAAATTGATCTTCTCGCTGGTTGGTTACCTGTGATAGGAACTCATGATTCAAGTAGCCATGAGCACCATGAATCTCAATATAATCAAAGCCTGCTCTTACTGCCCTCTTAGCGCCTTCTACAAAAGCCTGAATAACTTGTTGTATTTGGTTTTCATCTAGAACTTGTGGCATCCTATAATCATCACTAAACTTAATGGCACTCGGTGCGATTGGTGTTGTCTTTGTCGCTTCACTTTTCCTTCCGGCGTGAGCAATCTGAATCCCTGCACGAGCGCCATGTTTTTTTATTCTGGATGTAATCTCTTTAAGTCCTTCGATCTGTTCATCGTTCCAAATCCCAAGGTCTTGATCCGATATTCTGCCATTAGGCATGACCGCTGTAGCCTCTACAATAATCAAACCAACACCACCAATGGCTCTGGTTTCATAGTGGGTGAAATGGAAATCATTGGCTTTACCATCATCTTTTGCTGAGTACATACACATTGGCGACATGACCAACCGATTTTTTAGTTCAATGTTTCCAAGCTTATATTTTTCCAATGCTTTCATAGGATCTCCTCTATTTCGGTTTTCTTTTTATTCGTGTTTTGTAATATATTTCATGGCAAAATCAATTTGTGCAGGTGTTAATGCTTTTTTCAAAGCTAATTGGTAGTATTTCACTGCTGAATCAACATCGTTTTTCTGATAATGGGAATAGCAAACTGCCGCTCCGTAATAGCCAACACCGGAACTTGGAACCCTTTCATCGTAAATTAAAAACATATCAATGGCTTTTTCTAATTGCATATTGTCGTAATATGCCCAAGCCAGTGAGGCAACATTAGCTGCATCCTTAGGATCTAATTCATAAACTTTTTCATAGTACTTTATGGCTTTTATTTTGTCCGGTGTCAAATTTGCATAAATCACGGCTAATCTTTTAGCTGCAAAAATATTATTTGTATCCATCTCCAGAATTGCCAAATAGCTTTGCTTTGCCTCATCATATTGATTTGCTACTTCATACTGCTTCGCTTGCTCTATCCATTGTGTTGCATCACCAATCGTTAGCTCTACTGTTTTTGATTCTTGTATCCACTTGACGTCGCCTCCAAAATACTGAGTAATAAAGCGAAGCGGGACATAAGTTCTACTGTCTTTTAGTAGAACGGGTACATCCATTGTTTCACTTTTTCCATTCACCAAAATAGATGCACTTCCCACTTTTAGCTCCAGCTTCGTATCAAGTCTTTCTATGGTAATAGAAGAAGTGGCTGCATTCCAGCCTACAGAAGCGCCAAGTGCTTCCGAAATCCCTCTAAGAGGCACAAGGGTACGATTATATGTCTTGTTGAGATAGGGTTCAGTATCAAAAAACAAAGGCTTATTATTTAATAAAATCGTCATAGGAGATTCATTCAGGATCTTAATGACTACTGCATTGGATAAAAGTCTTCCCGGTGTGGTCATATAGCTCCCATTGTAATATAGACCACTGGATCCGCCACCATCTAAGTTCATGGCTTCAACCATACCTAAAGATAGTGCAATCTCACCTAACTGTTTAACTGTAACCCCTGAAACAACGGTCATACCCAGTCTGTTGTCTTCTGTTATACCAATCAAACTTCTCGTCGCAGCAGAACTTGTAATCTTGCCTTCAGTAAACCCTTCAGCACCGGCATCTGCTTTTAACTTACCATTTTCAACCAATGTCGGTCCTGCTCCAACCACTGTTCTAATATTAGCATAGTCAAGGCTTATACCGCTATGCCCCACCGTTGTAAAATCATTAGCGTAGTATTCCATGCGATATTCGGCTGTTTTTCCTAACTCAAACACTTTGCTAACATTCACATCTTTGGTAAGTACCAAAAAGCCATCCGTAGGTATGTAAAAACTGCCACTACCCTTCTTAGTAACCACACCCTTGTCCACCTCAATTGAAGTAAAATCATGACTCGGTCTTGGACCTGCATATTCCGGTGTAAAAATCATGGTCGCAGCAGCATCGGAATAATAGTGGTTAATATTCCATGAATACCAGCTATATGGCCATTCCCATTGGCCATTGGTTCCACCGACGATCTTTACAAAAAGAGGGTCAACACTTACGGTATTGTCGCCTGAAATAGCAAGTACGGAACCTGTGTTTGCCATATGCAACACTTTCCCATCTAACATAAGGGTTCCTGAAGGTTGCATATCAGCATAAGCATTAAAGAAAGAACCATTTATACCCCCAATAGCCGTTGCGTCAGTGTTGCTCGCCGATTGAACTATGGAAGACAAGGCATCGGTTGCTCCAATCTTCCCATGAGCTAATACGGAATCAATACGAATCTTATCGTCTTTCAAATCAGCCCAAAGAACTGAAATGTTTTTATTGCCACCTGTAAAACTAACGGTTCTGCTTTCTTTCCACACACTGGATTGAGCATGTACTGGTGATGTAAATGGAATGCTGATTATCATGAATAGCATTACAAATAGTATGCGCATTGCTTGTTGTGATTTCATTGTCTTTTTTCCTCTCGTTTATAGTTTGACTATAGTCTAGTTATGGTCTAGTTATAGTTTAGTCAATATTTCGCAGGTCTTTTATCGTACCCTCAATCTATTTTTAAGAATCTGGCATTTATAGATACTATAATAGTACTCAGTGACATAAGTACAGCACCCAGTGCCGGACTAATGAGTATACCTTGATTATATAGTATGCCTGCTGCAAGTGGTAGCGCTATTATATTATATCCGGTGGCCCAAATTAGATTTTGAATCATCTTCTTATAGGTTGCTTTTGAAAGCTTTATAATGCTTACGACATCCAGTGGGTTACTCTTGACGAGTATAATATCAGCTGTTTCTATGGCAACATCGGTACCCGCACCTATTGCAATGCCTAGATCCGCTTTTGCTAGAGAAGGTGCATCATTTACCCCATCACCCGTCATAGCAACTTTTTTGCCTTTACTTATAAGTTCATCAATTTTTTCTGATTTTTCTTGAGGCAACACTTCAGATATTACTGTGTCAATTTTTAACGCTTCGCCCACATAAGCCGCTACTCTTTCATTATCGCCTGTTAGCATGATTGATTCTATGCCCATTGTTCTTAAGGTTTCTACCGCTTCCTTAGCCGTCGTTCTAACGATATCGGATAAGGCAATATAGCCCATGAGTCTATGATTCTCAAGTACGAAAACAACAGTTTTACCTTGTTGTGCCAGTTCTTCATAATGATTTTCATCAAATTCAATTTTCTCACTCTTCATGTATCCCGGACTTACTACCATAATTTCCTTACCTTCTACTTCAGCTTGTAAACCCTTACCTGTCAAGTTTTGATAATGACTCACTTCCTTCAACTCTAGACTTCTATTCTTCCCTTCATTTACAATCCCTTTTGCAATAGGATGCTCCGAATTAGACTCAACAGAATAAGCCATGGTTAGTAACTCA from Petrocella atlantisensis includes:
- a CDS encoding GH36-type glycosyl hydrolase domain-containing protein encodes the protein MNLDNEYEFFNGFGGFVKDGSEYEILLEGKNKPPAPWINVIANKNFGFHISESGAGFTWATNSRENKITPWSNDPVSDKASEAIYIKDEISGKVMTPTSLGKTDRGTYLVRHGFGYSKFYHEEESIEQELTVFTPLDEPIKIWELKLTNHSDRERFMGLTYYVEWVLGTEREQTNPYILTEYNNEHEYLSAKSIYNYHFRKHNAFMFTSEMIIGYTGDRHEFLGRKGSILNPEGLDIKLSNNTGVSYDSCGAIQVSISMKPNESKTIIFGLGQSVHLEEISKLRYKYKDLRKATKELKRVNDYWEEMLGTIQVKTNDRAIDIMVNGWLLYQTISCRINARAAFYQCGGAYGFRDQLQDALSLLITDPTALKNQILIACSRQFEEGDVQHWWHMPMGVGVRTKITDDLLWLPYATSAYIRSTGDYTILKEKVHYIKGPLLEEGQHEAMVTAEKSEISASIYEHCKLTILHTEFGKHGLPLMGGGDWNDGMNMVGIEGTGESVWLAWFLYTVLGDFIPLCHHEGDIESGEQFEEMRKTLLTNIESHSWDGDWYLRAFYDDYSKLGSKENAECRIDSISQSWSVISKGAQKDRAEVAMQSAVRYLVREEDGISLLLAPPFDKTDKNPGYIKNYYPGIRENGGQYTHAAVWLAIASTMIRDYSLADTLFTILNPIHITSSKRESLKYEKEPYVMIADISLSAPYTGRGGWSWYTGSAGWMYQGLVHWFLGIRKEEDELIIDPTTPTSFGDFTITYKYKTTVYEIQVESRSKGVMVAEGLLLDGEKIEGNRIKLSDDGKIHVVIV